A window of Chromohalobacter canadensis genomic DNA:
CGCATGGCCAATGACGACGTCGTATTCGAACTCGATGCCTTACGCATCGCCTTCGGCGACATGCGCGTCGTCGAGGACCTGTCACTCACCATACGCCGTGGCGAAACCGCGGCGCTGGTCGGCGAATCGGGCTCCGGCAAGTCGGTATCCGCCCTCGGCGCCCTCGACCTGCTGCCGCCTGGCGCGCGCGTCGAGGGTGGACGTCGGCTCTGCGGACAGTCCCTAGAAGGTCTATCACCGCGGCGCTGGAATACGCTACGCGGCGGCCAAGTCGGCTTCGTGTTCCAAGAGCCCACGACCTCGCTCAACCCCTTGCACACGGTCGGCAAGCAGCTCGGCGAAACCCTGCGTCTCCATCAAGGCTTGCGCGGCCGTGCCGCCCGTCAGCGCGCCCGGGAACTGCTGGTGGAAGTACAGTTACCGCGCCCCGACGAACTGCTTGAGACGCATCCCCATAAGCTCTCGGGTGGACAACGCCAGCGCGTAGTGATCGCCATGGCCATCGCCAACGCACCGCAGCTTCTCATTGCCGATGAACCGACCACGGCGCTGGACGTCACCGTGCAGCAGGAAATTCTGGCCTTGCTGGCACGGTTACGCGACGCCAATGGCATGGCCATGCTGTTCATCACCCACGATCTCAATCTGGTGCGCCGGCATGCCGACAGCGTGCATGTCATGCAGCATGGCAGGCTCGTCGAAAGCGGCAGTGTCACACACGTCTTCGATGCCCCTCGCGCGGCCTATACCCAACACCTGCTCGCCGCCAACCCCGATGGCCATGCCGCGCCGTTGCCGGAAACACGCGAGATGCTGCTCGAGGCACGCAGCCTCGGCGTCTCATTCGCGCGAAGCAAATCCTGGTTCGGGCGCCGTCCCGCCCCGTTCGTGGCCGTCCAGCCACTGGATATCACCCTCGCGCGCGGCGAAACCCTGGGCCTGGTCGGGGAATCCGGCTCCGGCAAGACCACCCTGGCATTGGCGCTTCTACGCCTGACCGCCGCCGATGGCGAGATCCTTTTCGATGGCGAACGCCTGGATACATTACGCGGCAACGCGCTACGCCGCCGGCGG
This region includes:
- a CDS encoding ABC transporter ATP-binding protein — encoded protein: MANDDVVFELDALRIAFGDMRVVEDLSLTIRRGETAALVGESGSGKSVSALGALDLLPPGARVEGGRRLCGQSLEGLSPRRWNTLRGGQVGFVFQEPTTSLNPLHTVGKQLGETLRLHQGLRGRAARQRARELLVEVQLPRPDELLETHPHKLSGGQRQRVVIAMAIANAPQLLIADEPTTALDVTVQQEILALLARLRDANGMAMLFITHDLNLVRRHADSVHVMQHGRLVESGSVTHVFDAPRAAYTQHLLAANPDGHAAPLPETREMLLEARSLGVSFARSKSWFGRRPAPFVAVQPLDITLARGETLGLVGESGSGKTTLALALLRLTAADGEILFDGERLDTLRGNALRRRRRRFQVVFQDPYGSLSPRMPVMDIVSEGLRFHHPTLSDADVEQRVVATLEEVGLPANCAARYPHEFSGGQRQRIAVARALILEPDLVVLDEPTSALDRSVQKQLISLLRGLQARRGLSYLFISHDLAVVRAMAHRIMVLKDGEIVEQGDCETLLRQPRESYTKRLLEASGLHFDT